A window from Salvia miltiorrhiza cultivar Shanhuang (shh) chromosome 2, IMPLAD_Smil_shh, whole genome shotgun sequence encodes these proteins:
- the LOC131009622 gene encoding rhodanese-like domain-containing protein 4, chloroplastic, whose translation IRRRVSWFGRFCGRNCGLIRLQDFNFILNLSLILLRYLSPEVTNRWETSWAVQNSRIRCSVTSNEVEAPAVVKLGELKKKAERYGVFFLTYDLKDEEETKSWKKLVNIAVSGAAGMISNHLLFKLASGEVLGPDKPIALKLLGSERSLQALEARFDGNSELVAELVTVNGFKAAYAIKDGAEGPRGWKNNDLPWIAPKKTVGIDLSGLTDSFEDVSEAVPLALGVAAAAGLGLLTFTEVDIILQVLGSAALVQFVSKKLLFAEDRKQIVRQIEEILNTKVAANELAGDIQKIGKALLPPVIYNSKALPAPAEAPAEAAAPPPAVEAAPEINSVSKAEVEEESLPAAPPRPLSPYPNVTTSFPKTRLS comes from the exons ATTCGCCGTCGTGTTAGCTGGTTCGGAAGGTTTTGTGGCCGGAATTGTGGTCTGATTCGGCTTCAAGACTTCAACTTTATCTTGAATTTGAGTCTGATTTTGCTTCGATATTTGTCGCCAGAAGTCACCAACCGTTGGGAAACCTCCTGGGCTGTTCAGAACTCGAGAATTAGGTGCTCCGTCACTTCCAA TGAAGTTGAAGCGCCGGCGGTGGTGAAGTTAGGGGAACTGAAGAAGAAAGCTGAGCGCTATGGGGTTTTCTTTCTCACTTATGATCTCAAAGAT GAAGAGGAGACGAAGTCGTGGAAGAAGTTGGTTAACATTGCTGTCTCTGGTGCTGCTGGGATGATATCCaatcatcttctcttcaaa CTTGCTTCTGGTGAGGTTCTTGGACCTGATAAGCCAATTGCATTGAAATTATTAGGATCCGAGCGATCACTGCAAGCGCTTGAAG CCAGATTTGATGGAAACTCTGAACTTGTGGCTGAGCTGGTAACAGTCAATGGCTTCAAAGCTGCTTATGCCATCAAAGATGGTGCTGAAGGACCGCGAGGATGGAAG AACAACGACCTTCCTTGGATAGCTCCGAAGAAGACAGTGGGCATCGACCTGAGTGGTCTCACGGATTCGTTTGAG GACGTTTCTGAAGCCGTGCCTCTAGCCCTTGGCGTTGCAGCTGCTGCTGGTCTTGGACTATTAACCTTCACAGAG GTAGATATAATCCTCCAGGTCTTGGGATCAGCTGCTCTTGTTCAGTTTGTGAGCAAGAAACTCCTGTTTGCAGAG GATAGGAAGCAAATTGTTCGACAGATTGAAGAGATCTTGAACACGAAAGTCGCTGCAAATGAGCTTGCTGGTGATATACAG AAAATCGGAAAGGCTCTTCTGCCACCGGTCATCTACAACAGCAAAGCCCTGCCTGCACCAGCAGAGGCACCAGCAGAGGCGGCCGCCCCTCCCCCAGCAGTCGAGGCAGCTCCAGAGATCAACTCTGTGTCTAaagcagaagttgaagaagaatcTCTTCCTGCTGCACCTCCGAGGCCTCTTTCACCATATCCTAACGTAACCACTAGTTTTCCAAAAACGCGTCTATCTTGA